The nucleotide sequence CTGGCATGAGCGACCGGACGCACGGTTCGGTGCGCACCGACTCCCGGGCCGGGGAGGGCGCCCCCTCCGGTCCCCCCACCGGTGACGCCAAGACCACCCAGGCGATCCCCACCACGGGCACCCAGCGGGCCCAGAAGCCGGCCACCGGCGCCGTGCCGGTGGTCCCGCAGCCGCTCGGCAGCGAGGGAGCCGCCTCCCCGGAGACCGGCTCCTCGCCGGCGACCTCCGGCGCGGCGCCCGCGGGTTCGGCGCCCGCGGGTTCCACGCCTGCGGGCGCATCGCCCGCTTCCTCCGCGTCCGAGGACGATGCACGGCCGGACGACTCCTCGCGGTCCGGCGACGGTGCCGGCGGGCAGTCGGCCGCGCCGGCCGGCGCTCCGACGGGCGTCCGTGGCCGGATGTCCGGACGCGGGCCGCGGCGGGCCCGCCTGCAGCTCCGGCACATCGACACCTGGTCCGCCCTGAAGATCTCGCTGGTGCTGTCCATCGCGCTGTTCTTCATCTGGATGGTCGCCGTCGGCCTGCTCTACCTGGTGCTGGGTGGTCTCGGCGTCTTCGATGCGGTCAACGATCTCTTCGGCCAGATCGGCAGCGCCTCCGGCAACGACAACACCGGCGAGGTGCTGACCCCCGGCGTCATCTTCTGGGGCGCGGCCCTCATCGGCGCGATCAACGTCGTCCTGCTCACCGCGCTGTGCACCGTCGGCACCTTCATCTACAACCTGTGCTCCGACCTGGTCGGCGGCCTGGAGGTCACCCTCTCCGAGCGGGACTGAGTGATCTGCCGTCCTCCGGACGGCGGATCGAGGTGCGGCTCCCCGTGGCGCCGGGCGCGTCGGTCGCGCCTGCGGGAGCCCTCCGGGCCCACTCGGGGACGACCACGTTCGCCGCGGGCTGGGACATGGCGGTCCGCCGCGGTCAGATGCCGTGCACCGGTCCCGCCCACGGGGACATCCGGGTCAAGGGGGCCTCGCGGGGCCCGGCCTCCCCGGAGTGGGGCTGCGGGGAGCGCATGTCGACCGGCCGGCAGCGAGCCGCAGGACCGGGGACCCCCCGCGGGACGGGATCGGGGTGTCAGGTACGCTTTTCGAGGTTCACGGGCCTGTAGCTCAGGCGGTTAGAGCGCATCCCTGATAAGGATGAGGCCGGAGGTTCAAGTCCTCCCAGGCCCACCCGTGTACCGGAACTCCGGTTCCGCGTCTCCCCGGTCGTCGCCTCCGCGGCGGGCGAAGCGCTCGAGGAGGTTCTCCGCGTGCTGAAGAAGCTGGCGCTCGCCGCCGTCGCCGCTGGTGCACTGGCCGCCGTCCGGAAGCGGTCGACGGGCAGGAACGAGGCCGATCTCTGGCACGAGGCCACGAGCGGCCCAGGATCGGTCAGCACGCCCACCCGCTGAGACCGCCGGCCCTCCGGGGCCGCCCGGGGACGTAGCTCAATTGGCAGAGCACCGCCTTTGCAAGGCGGGGGTTAGGGGTTCGATTCCCCTCGTCTCCACCGCCACCGGACCATCCGCGTCGCCGTCCGGCCAGGGGTGGGAGAGTGGAGCCGTGACTGAATCGACTCCCGCCCGCCGCGCGGTCCTGCACACCAACCACGGCGACATCACCGTGGACCTCTTCCCCGACCACGCGCCGAAGACGGTCGCCAACTTCGCCGACCTCGCCGAGGGCCGCCGCGAGTGGACCCACCCCGCGACCCGCCAGAAGACGACGGACAAGCTCTACGACGGCACGGTGTTCCACCGGATCATCGAGGGCTTCATGATCCAGGGCGGCGACCCGCTCGGTCAGGGCATCGGTGGCCCCGGGTACCAGTTCGGCGACGAGATCCACCCCGACCTGGCCTTCACCAAGCCGTACCTGTTCGCGATGGCCAACGCCGGCCCCGGCACCAACGGCTCCCAGTTCTTCATCACCGTCGCGCCGACGACCTGGCTGACCGGCAAGCACACGATCTTCGGTGAGGTCGCCGACCAGCCCAGCCGCGACGTCGTCGACCGGATCGCCGCCGTTCCCACCGGCCGCAACGACCGCCCCGCCGAGGACGTGGTGATCGAGTCCGTCGAGGTGCAGCGCAGCTGAGCACCGGACCTGCGAGCGGGGGCGCCGGCGACCAGCCGGCGTCCCCGGCACCGGGCTGCTACCGGCACCCGGACCGCCCCACGGGGATCGCCTGCGCGCGGTGCGGCCGGCCGATCTGCCCGGAGGACATGATCCCGGCCTCGGTCGGCTTCCAGTGCCCGGAGTGCGTACGCGCCGGTGCCGCCTCCGTCCGTGCCCCGCGCCGGACGAGCGCGGTCCGGGGCGCCGCCTCCCGCTGGGGGACGGTCACGATGACGCTGATCACGGTCAACGTCGTCATGTTCGTCGTGACGGCGGTGTCGGCGGCGCTCGAGGGCTTCCCGCCGCTGCAGAACTACCGGTCGCCGGTCTTCGTCGACCTGTCCCAGTTCCCGCTGGCGGTCGAGCTCGGCGAGCCCTGGCGGCTGCTCACCGCCGCGTTCCTGCACATCGGGTTGCTCCACCTGGGCCTCAACATGCTGGCGCTGCTGGTCTTCGGCTCGGAACTGGAACGGCAGCTCGGCCGGTGGCGGTACCTGGCGCTCTACGTCGTCTCGGCGCTCGGCGGCTCCACGGCGATCCAGCTGTTCGGTGAGCCCCTCCGCCCCGTCGCGGGCGCCTCGACGGCGATCTACGGCCTCCTCGGCGCCCTGGGCGTGCTCATGGTGCTCCGCCGGCAGGACGTCCGCGGCATCCTCGTGCTGCTCGGCATCAACGTGTTCATCAGCTTCCTGCCGGGGGTCTCCCTGCTCGGGCACCTCGGCGGCCTGGTGACCGGTGCCGCCGTCGCC is from Blastococcus sp. HT6-4 and encodes:
- a CDS encoding peptidylprolyl isomerase — translated: MTESTPARRAVLHTNHGDITVDLFPDHAPKTVANFADLAEGRREWTHPATRQKTTDKLYDGTVFHRIIEGFMIQGGDPLGQGIGGPGYQFGDEIHPDLAFTKPYLFAMANAGPGTNGSQFFITVAPTTWLTGKHTIFGEVADQPSRDVVDRIAAVPTGRNDRPAEDVVIESVEVQRS
- a CDS encoding DLW-39 family protein — protein: MLKKLALAAVAAGALAAVRKRSTGRNEADLWHEATSGPGSVSTPTR
- a CDS encoding DUF3566 domain-containing protein, with translation MSDRTHGSVRTDSRAGEGAPSGPPTGDAKTTQAIPTTGTQRAQKPATGAVPVVPQPLGSEGAASPETGSSPATSGAAPAGSAPAGSTPAGASPASSASEDDARPDDSSRSGDGAGGQSAAPAGAPTGVRGRMSGRGPRRARLQLRHIDTWSALKISLVLSIALFFIWMVAVGLLYLVLGGLGVFDAVNDLFGQIGSASGNDNTGEVLTPGVIFWGAALIGAINVVLLTALCTVGTFIYNLCSDLVGGLEVTLSERD
- a CDS encoding rhomboid family intramembrane serine protease, producing the protein MTLITVNVVMFVVTAVSAALEGFPPLQNYRSPVFVDLSQFPLAVELGEPWRLLTAAFLHIGLLHLGLNMLALLVFGSELERQLGRWRYLALYVVSALGGSTAIQLFGEPLRPVAGASTAIYGLLGALGVLMVLRRQDVRGILVLLGINVFISFLPGVSLLGHLGGLVTGAAVAGLLVLTRRRPAGVQVAALAVVCVALLVLALGVSTLVVVDL